From Rhodococcus sp. B7740, one genomic window encodes:
- a CDS encoding SDR family oxidoreductase translates to MTTAVTGATGNLGGLVVDALIERGVAPAEIVAVVRNADKASPLAERGVVVRVADYSDSAAMTAALAGVDKLLLVSGSEVGQRIAQHTNVIEAAETAGVGLIAYTSLLAADTSGVSLAPEHKATEERLAASSVPAVFLRNGWYWENYLGSLAQTIEGGVLLGAAGNGKLAAASRVDFAHAAAAVLTLDDQGGKIYELGGDERLTYAELAAVIGEISGKSIAYKDVSESEYAAILQGAGLPDFVATMLASADAGIARGELDTDSGDLQALIGRASTPAAEVLRAAV, encoded by the coding sequence ATGACCACAGCGGTAACCGGAGCAACGGGCAACCTCGGCGGCCTCGTCGTCGACGCACTCATCGAGCGTGGCGTTGCACCCGCCGAGATCGTGGCGGTGGTCCGAAACGCAGACAAGGCCTCGCCACTGGCCGAACGAGGCGTCGTGGTTCGGGTTGCCGACTACTCCGACTCGGCCGCGATGACGGCAGCTCTCGCAGGCGTCGACAAGCTGCTGCTCGTCTCGGGTTCGGAGGTAGGTCAGCGAATTGCACAGCACACCAACGTGATCGAGGCAGCCGAGACAGCCGGAGTCGGCCTCATCGCCTACACGAGCCTGCTGGCCGCCGATACATCCGGAGTGAGCCTCGCGCCCGAGCACAAGGCCACCGAGGAACGCCTCGCCGCGTCCAGCGTTCCCGCGGTGTTCCTGCGCAACGGCTGGTACTGGGAGAACTACCTCGGCTCGCTCGCACAGACCATCGAGGGCGGCGTGCTCCTCGGCGCGGCAGGAAACGGCAAGCTGGCCGCCGCGTCCCGCGTCGACTTCGCGCACGCGGCCGCCGCCGTGCTGACGCTCGACGATCAGGGCGGAAAGATCTACGAGCTCGGTGGCGACGAACGCCTCACCTACGCCGAACTCGCGGCCGTCATCGGCGAGATCTCCGGCAAGTCGATCGCCTACAAGGACGTTTCCGAGTCCGAGTACGCCGCGATCCTCCAGGGCGCAGGACTGCCCGACTTCGTGGCAACCATGTTGGCCAGCGCAGATGCGGGAATCGCGCGCGGCGAGCTCGACACCGACTCCGGCGACCTGCAGGCCCTGATCGGTCGAGCATCCACTCCGGCCGCAGAAGTACTCCGCGCCGCAGTGTGA
- a CDS encoding lipocalin family protein — protein sequence MNIRTALGRTAIAGVLAAGALLTAAPAQAQPVGPLGSVGLEPLAPIPSLDVERYLGTWNQVAAVPQPFNLICARDTQANYQMIDETNIRVENTCTTWTGGENRIVGNARVNDTVTNAQLHVSFPGVPTQESLDGPTNYIVAYIADDYSWAFVGSPNRTSGFVLKRTPDVSVEQFREIRGVVESLGYDSNFITTTPTPGGATTIQQLSTV from the coding sequence ATGAACATCCGTACCGCACTCGGACGCACCGCAATTGCCGGAGTATTGGCCGCAGGCGCACTGCTGACCGCGGCCCCGGCTCAGGCGCAGCCGGTCGGTCCACTGGGATCGGTCGGCCTGGAGCCGCTGGCTCCGATCCCGTCACTCGATGTCGAGCGCTACCTGGGCACCTGGAACCAGGTTGCCGCGGTGCCACAGCCGTTCAACCTGATCTGCGCTCGTGACACCCAGGCGAACTACCAGATGATCGACGAAACCAACATTCGCGTCGAGAACACCTGCACCACCTGGACCGGCGGCGAGAACCGCATCGTCGGAAACGCCAGGGTCAACGACACCGTCACCAATGCCCAACTGCACGTGAGCTTCCCGGGGGTGCCCACCCAGGAGAGCCTCGACGGTCCGACCAACTACATCGTCGCCTACATCGCCGACGACTACTCGTGGGCGTTCGTCGGAAGCCCCAACCGCACATCCGGATTCGTGCTCAAGCGCACGCCCGACGTCAGCGTCGAGCAGTTCCGTGAGATCCGCGGCGTCGTCGAATCGCTGGGTTACGACTCGAACTTCATCACCACGACACCCACCCCGGGTGGCGCGACGACCATTCAGCAGCTCTCGACGGTGTAA
- a CDS encoding MMPL family transporter: MTHRGSWAIALAVLVLSVAVMGLVGSNDSAGQSPNSLPTSAESYQVDELLSQFPDSDTAPVILVLSRTDGGDLTPADIEDAAAAQSRLIAVDRSVPDEPGPPPIVAPDGKAAIALVQVDSELSGFTLNELITELRSAATEGLSPDLTAQVTGGPAFGADIANSFSGANFTLLAVTALVVAVLLIVTYRSPILWLVPLAVIGFADRFATTVGTALAEVTGLSFDGSTSGITSVLVFGAGTNYALLLISRYREELRREPDHRLALRHAVRQAGPAILASNATVVLALLTLLLAILPSTRSLGALAAAGLVVAAVFVLFVLPPLLALCGPKLFWPFVPKESDRDTTTEGVWHSIAAGVARRPVATASVTIVALLACCAALFGTQIGLSQTEQFRVTAESVEGFDTLSQHFPAGSADPMTVLAPTADIDAVIGTAQGIDGVVSVDRVADSDTGLTRLSVVTDAAPASDESFAVVQDLRAALAGVDRAQVGGSDAKALDTSEAAARDRLVVIPAILAVVLAVLLVLLRALVAPVILVATTVLSAVAAIGIGSWVSLHVFGFPALDDNTPLFAFLFLVALGVDYTIFLVTRTREETPRHGTGSAIVRAVSATGGVITSAGIVLAAVFCVLGVLPLITLTQLGIIVGLGILLDTFVVRTVVIPALFTLIGPKIWWPNRIDSSETVTTTATQGAN, from the coding sequence GTGACGCACCGTGGATCGTGGGCGATCGCGCTCGCCGTCCTCGTTCTGTCCGTCGCCGTGATGGGTCTGGTCGGCAGCAACGACTCCGCCGGCCAGTCACCGAACTCGTTGCCGACGTCGGCCGAGTCCTACCAGGTGGACGAGCTCCTCTCCCAGTTCCCCGACTCCGACACCGCACCCGTCATTCTGGTTCTGAGCCGCACCGATGGCGGTGACCTCACACCGGCCGACATCGAGGACGCAGCTGCCGCGCAGAGCCGGTTGATCGCCGTGGATCGCTCGGTACCGGACGAGCCCGGCCCGCCCCCGATCGTCGCACCCGACGGCAAAGCTGCGATTGCGCTGGTTCAGGTCGATTCCGAGTTGTCGGGCTTCACCCTCAACGAACTGATCACCGAACTGCGGTCCGCAGCAACCGAGGGCCTGTCGCCCGATCTGACCGCTCAGGTCACCGGCGGACCGGCCTTCGGAGCCGACATCGCGAACTCGTTCTCCGGTGCCAACTTCACCCTTCTCGCCGTCACCGCGCTCGTGGTGGCCGTCCTGCTCATCGTCACCTACCGATCGCCCATCCTGTGGTTGGTGCCGTTGGCCGTCATCGGTTTCGCAGACCGATTCGCCACTACCGTCGGCACCGCGCTGGCCGAGGTCACCGGTCTGTCCTTCGACGGGTCCACGTCGGGAATCACCAGCGTGCTGGTCTTCGGTGCCGGCACCAACTATGCGCTGCTGTTGATCTCTCGGTACCGCGAGGAACTGCGGCGCGAGCCCGATCATCGTCTCGCCCTGCGCCACGCCGTTCGCCAGGCCGGGCCCGCCATCCTCGCCAGCAACGCCACCGTCGTCCTGGCGCTGTTGACCTTGCTCCTGGCAATATTGCCCAGCACCCGCAGCCTGGGTGCCCTGGCCGCCGCAGGCCTCGTCGTGGCAGCGGTGTTCGTACTGTTCGTACTGCCGCCCCTGCTGGCACTGTGTGGCCCGAAGCTGTTCTGGCCCTTCGTCCCCAAGGAGTCCGACCGTGACACCACCACGGAGGGCGTCTGGCACTCGATCGCGGCAGGTGTTGCCCGACGCCCCGTGGCGACGGCCTCGGTGACCATCGTCGCGCTGCTGGCCTGCTGCGCGGCCTTGTTCGGAACGCAGATCGGACTCTCGCAGACCGAGCAGTTCCGTGTCACCGCCGAGTCCGTCGAAGGCTTCGACACTCTCTCGCAACACTTTCCGGCCGGATCCGCCGATCCGATGACGGTCCTGGCTCCCACCGCAGACATCGACGCAGTCATCGGCACCGCCCAGGGCATCGACGGTGTCGTGTCGGTCGATCGCGTCGCGGATTCCGACACCGGACTCACCCGCCTCTCGGTCGTCACCGATGCGGCCCCCGCGTCGGACGAGTCGTTCGCCGTCGTACAGGACCTGCGCGCCGCACTCGCTGGCGTGGACCGCGCACAGGTCGGCGGCAGCGACGCCAAGGCGCTCGACACCTCCGAGGCAGCGGCCCGCGACCGCCTCGTGGTGATTCCCGCGATCCTCGCGGTCGTGCTCGCCGTGCTCCTGGTACTGCTGCGTGCCCTCGTCGCACCCGTGATCCTGGTTGCCACAACGGTATTGAGTGCAGTAGCAGCGATCGGGATCGGCAGCTGGGTGAGTTTGCACGTCTTCGGCTTCCCCGCCCTCGACGACAACACCCCGCTGTTCGCGTTCCTGTTCCTGGTCGCGCTCGGTGTGGACTACACCATCTTCCTGGTCACTCGTACCCGCGAGGAGACGCCTCGGCACGGCACCGGATCGGCCATCGTGCGCGCCGTCTCGGCCACCGGCGGTGTCATCACGAGCGCGGGAATCGTTCTGGCAGCAGTCTTCTGCGTGCTCGGCGTCCTGCCCCTGATCACCCTGACCCAACTCGGCATCATCGTCGGACTCGGCATTCTGCTCGATACCTTCGTGGTGCGCACCGTCGTGATTCCCGCCCTGTTCACCCTCATCGGCCCGAAAATCTGGTGGCCGAACAGAATCGATTCCAGCGAGACCGTAACCACAACCGCAACACAAGGAGCGAATTGA
- a CDS encoding MarR family winged helix-turn-helix transcriptional regulator, translated as MADRNQLESAISADLRALSSVSEQIGQVFGALHSLRPNDFRALLHVMVADVEGAPLTAGELGTMLGLSSAAMTYLVERMITSGHIRRESDASDRRKVILRYDEHGMEVARGFFGPLGRRTSAALADLPDADLAAAHRVFEALIGAMREHHADLGDSRRS; from the coding sequence ATGGCCGACCGAAACCAGCTCGAATCCGCGATCTCCGCGGATCTCCGAGCGCTGTCGTCGGTCTCGGAACAGATCGGCCAAGTGTTCGGTGCTCTGCACAGCCTGCGGCCCAACGACTTTCGCGCGTTGCTCCACGTCATGGTTGCCGATGTCGAGGGTGCGCCGCTGACGGCGGGGGAACTGGGCACGATGTTGGGGCTGTCGTCGGCGGCGATGACCTACCTCGTCGAACGCATGATCACCTCCGGGCACATCCGCCGCGAATCCGACGCATCCGATCGACGCAAGGTCATTCTGCGATACGACGAGCACGGAATGGAGGTTGCACGCGGGTTCTTCGGGCCCCTCGGCAGGCGCACGAGCGCCGCGTTGGCGGACCTTCCCGACGCCGATCTCGCCGCCGCGCATCGGGTGTTCGAAGCGCTCATCGGAGCCATGCGAGAACACCACGCCGACCTGGGAGACAGCCGCCGGTCGTAG
- a CDS encoding hemolysin family protein: protein MSNIWVFLAVTIGLIAASAFFVAVEFALLAAKRHRLEDAAPNSRSARAALRSSSELTVLLAGSQLGITVCTLGLGATTKPAVHYWLTPLFESGGLPYWFADVLGFVLALIVVTFLHLVVGEMAPKSWAIAHPEKSATMLAIPMRGFMFLTRPVLTALNNMANWCLRRVGVEPADTVGTGQNADDLRQLVEHSVNVGALDASYQAQISSALELQELTVGDLVREFGKPTSVPSTATIDDVREASRRSGHLRILVSDADVVKGVVHVRDTLTAPQTLAEITRPAYTLESTTPVYVALQSMRETRHHLALVVDGSAAADDPARSVGVVTLSDVLTRLLPQPV, encoded by the coding sequence ATGAGCAACATCTGGGTCTTCCTGGCCGTCACGATCGGCCTCATCGCTGCCAGTGCCTTCTTCGTCGCCGTCGAGTTCGCGCTGTTGGCCGCCAAGCGGCACCGACTCGAGGACGCCGCTCCCAATTCACGCTCTGCGCGGGCAGCTCTGCGCAGCTCGTCCGAGCTGACCGTCCTTCTCGCCGGCTCCCAGCTGGGTATCACCGTCTGCACCCTCGGTCTCGGTGCGACGACCAAACCGGCCGTGCACTACTGGCTCACGCCGTTGTTCGAGAGCGGCGGCCTGCCGTACTGGTTCGCCGACGTTCTCGGCTTCGTGCTCGCGCTGATCGTCGTCACCTTCCTGCACCTGGTGGTCGGAGAGATGGCTCCGAAGTCCTGGGCCATCGCCCATCCGGAGAAGTCCGCGACGATGCTCGCAATCCCGATGCGCGGCTTCATGTTTCTCACCCGTCCGGTGCTGACGGCGCTGAACAACATGGCCAACTGGTGCCTGCGGCGGGTCGGCGTCGAGCCGGCCGACACCGTGGGCACGGGCCAGAACGCGGACGATCTGCGTCAGCTGGTGGAGCATTCGGTGAACGTCGGTGCTCTCGATGCCAGCTACCAGGCGCAGATCTCGAGTGCGCTCGAACTGCAGGAGCTGACGGTCGGTGACCTGGTGCGCGAGTTCGGCAAGCCCACGTCGGTACCGTCGACGGCGACCATCGACGACGTGCGTGAGGCCTCGCGTCGCTCGGGGCATCTGCGGATCCTGGTCAGCGACGCGGATGTGGTCAAGGGCGTGGTGCACGTCCGCGACACGTTGACCGCACCGCAGACCCTCGCCGAGATCACGCGTCCGGCGTACACGCTGGAGTCGACGACCCCGGTGTACGTTGCGCTGCAGTCGATGCGGGAGACCAGGCACCACCTGGCGCTGGTGGTCGACGGTTCTGCTGCCGCTGACGATCCGGCGCGCAGCGTCGGCGTCGTGACACTGTCCGATGTGCTGACGCGGCTGTTGCCCCAACCCGTCTGA
- a CDS encoding VOC family protein has product MIGRIDEVVFDCSDPALLAQFWAGVLGGKPAVRDDRWHYVDVPGFTRLAFQRVPEGKSVKNRLHLDVDVPSIDVAVEQAIAMGASVFGDRHSDAAGSFQVLLDPEGNEWCLVTPPG; this is encoded by the coding sequence ATGATCGGACGTATCGATGAGGTCGTTTTCGACTGCTCGGATCCGGCGTTGCTCGCGCAATTCTGGGCCGGCGTGCTCGGTGGGAAACCCGCAGTACGCGACGACCGCTGGCATTACGTCGACGTTCCCGGCTTCACCCGGCTGGCGTTTCAGCGGGTCCCGGAGGGCAAGTCGGTCAAAAATCGACTCCATCTCGACGTCGACGTGCCGAGCATCGACGTTGCTGTCGAGCAGGCTATTGCGATGGGTGCGTCGGTGTTCGGCGACCGGCACTCCGACGCGGCGGGATCCTTTCAGGTGCTCCTCGACCCCGAGGGCAACGAGTGGTGCCTGGTGACGCCACCCGGGTGA
- the pruA gene encoding L-glutamate gamma-semialdehyde dehydrogenase, translating to MDAVTSVPTPINEPVNTYAPGSPERARLRSRLDELRSSPVEIRQVIGGVHREADGPVENVVEPHRHSSVIGSFTGTTHRDVRDAIDAATAAAPAWRELPFDERAAVFLRAADLLSGPWRERIAAATMLGQSKSAYQAEIDAPCELIDFWRFNVAFARQILAEQPVSAPGVWNRVEYRPLEGFVYAITPFNFTAIAGNLPTAPALMGNTVLWKPSPTQAVAAYLTLQLLEAAGLPPGVINLVLGDGPMVSEVALADPRLAGIHFTGSTATFQTLWREVGNNISNYHSYPRLVGETGGKDFVVAHSSADPDVLTTAMIRGAFDFQGQKCSAASRAFVPKSLWASMGDGFIEQVSALKYGDVTDLSNYGGAVIDRKAFDRNAAALDRAKSVPGLTIAAGGTCDDSEGYFVSPTVLLGDDPTDEAFTTEYFGPILAVHVYDDSRPDAYAETLRTVDTGSKYALTGAVIATDRTAVEQAHAALRFAAGNFYVNDKPTGAVVGQQPFGGARASGTNDKAGSPQNLLRWTSARTVKETFVPPTTHGYPHQEGEGTR from the coding sequence ATGGACGCCGTCACATCCGTCCCCACCCCCATCAACGAGCCGGTCAACACCTACGCCCCCGGAAGCCCGGAACGGGCCCGCTTGCGCAGCCGATTGGACGAGCTCCGGAGTTCCCCCGTCGAGATCCGTCAGGTCATCGGCGGCGTTCACCGAGAGGCCGACGGCCCGGTCGAGAACGTCGTCGAACCGCACAGACACTCGTCGGTCATCGGTAGCTTCACCGGCACCACCCACCGGGACGTGCGCGACGCCATCGATGCTGCGACGGCAGCGGCCCCCGCGTGGCGCGAGCTTCCCTTCGACGAGCGCGCCGCGGTGTTCCTGCGAGCCGCCGATCTGCTGTCCGGTCCGTGGCGCGAAAGAATCGCTGCGGCAACGATGCTCGGTCAGTCCAAGTCGGCCTACCAGGCGGAGATCGACGCACCCTGCGAGCTGATCGACTTCTGGCGGTTCAACGTCGCGTTCGCCCGACAGATTCTCGCCGAGCAGCCGGTCTCGGCACCGGGAGTGTGGAATCGCGTCGAATACCGTCCGCTCGAGGGCTTCGTCTACGCCATCACCCCGTTCAACTTCACCGCCATCGCAGGCAATCTGCCCACCGCACCTGCGCTGATGGGCAACACCGTGCTGTGGAAGCCCTCGCCCACGCAGGCCGTCGCTGCATATCTGACGCTCCAGTTGCTCGAAGCCGCAGGCCTTCCGCCGGGGGTGATCAATCTGGTTCTCGGTGACGGACCGATGGTTTCCGAAGTGGCCCTTGCCGATCCCCGGCTGGCCGGTATCCATTTCACCGGGTCCACCGCGACATTCCAGACGCTGTGGCGCGAGGTGGGCAACAACATCTCGAACTACCACTCGTATCCACGGCTCGTGGGTGAGACCGGCGGCAAGGACTTCGTCGTCGCGCACAGCTCCGCCGATCCGGATGTGCTGACCACCGCCATGATTCGCGGTGCCTTCGACTTTCAGGGTCAGAAGTGCTCGGCAGCGTCGAGGGCCTTCGTACCGAAGTCGCTGTGGGCTTCGATGGGCGACGGGTTCATCGAGCAGGTCTCGGCACTGAAGTACGGCGACGTGACCGACCTGTCCAACTACGGCGGTGCCGTCATCGACCGAAAGGCGTTCGACCGCAACGCAGCTGCTCTCGATCGAGCGAAGTCCGTTCCCGGCCTGACCATTGCCGCCGGTGGTACCTGCGACGACTCGGAGGGGTACTTCGTCTCCCCCACGGTGCTTCTCGGGGACGACCCCACCGACGAGGCCTTCACCACCGAGTACTTCGGGCCGATCCTGGCCGTGCACGTCTACGACGACAGCAGGCCGGACGCCTATGCCGAGACACTGCGCACCGTCGACACCGGATCGAAGTACGCGTTGACCGGAGCGGTCATCGCCACCGATCGCACCGCCGTCGAACAGGCCCATGCGGCACTGCGATTCGCCGCAGGCAACTTCTACGTCAACGACAAACCGACCGGCGCGGTGGTGGGACAGCAACCGTTCGGTGGGGCCCGCGCGTCGGGAACCAACGACAAGGCGGGTTCACCGCAGAACCTGCTGCGGTGGACCTCGGCCCGCACCGTGAAGGAAACGTTCGTACCGCCGACCACTCACGGCTACCCGCATCAGGAAGGCGAGGGCACGCGATGA
- a CDS encoding proline dehydrogenase family protein, translating into MTTLLSNPLRPALLAAARSPKLQATVTRLRATRSLVDRFVAGESEPAAVSAVDALLASGRFVSVDYLGEDTTDRGQAKATVDAYLSLVQRFSTREADATALEISLKLSALGQGIDRTLALENARMICTAAAAAGVWVTVDAEDHTTTDSTLSIVRELRVDFPDLGTVLQAYLRRTEADCRDLSGPRSRIRLCKGAYNEPSSVAFQGAREVSDSYLRCLQILMNGRGYPMVASHDPEMIEAADRLASAAGRSSEEFEFQMLYGIRDPEQRRLVDAGRNVRVYVPYGSQWYGYFMRRLAERPANLMFFARSVLSRT; encoded by the coding sequence ATGACCACTCTGCTGAGCAATCCGCTGCGTCCGGCCCTGCTCGCGGCCGCACGTTCACCCAAACTGCAGGCGACCGTGACACGTCTACGCGCCACCCGGTCCCTCGTCGACCGCTTCGTTGCGGGCGAATCCGAGCCCGCGGCCGTCAGCGCAGTCGACGCCCTGCTGGCGTCGGGCCGGTTCGTCTCGGTGGACTACCTCGGTGAGGACACCACCGACCGAGGCCAGGCGAAGGCAACCGTGGACGCCTATCTCTCACTTGTACAACGCTTTTCGACGCGAGAAGCCGATGCAACCGCGCTCGAGATATCACTCAAGCTGTCAGCACTCGGCCAGGGAATCGACCGAACTCTGGCGCTCGAGAACGCACGGATGATCTGTACGGCCGCCGCTGCGGCCGGGGTGTGGGTGACGGTCGATGCCGAGGACCACACCACCACCGATTCGACCCTGTCGATCGTCCGGGAACTACGCGTCGACTTCCCCGACCTGGGCACGGTGTTGCAGGCCTACCTGCGGCGCACCGAGGCCGACTGCCGCGACCTGTCCGGGCCGAGATCTCGTATCCGACTGTGCAAAGGTGCGTACAACGAACCGTCGTCGGTGGCGTTCCAGGGTGCACGCGAGGTCAGCGACTCCTACCTCCGATGCCTGCAGATCCTGATGAACGGCCGCGGCTACCCCATGGTGGCCTCGCACGACCCGGAGATGATCGAGGCGGCGGACAGGCTGGCGTCGGCTGCAGGACGATCGTCCGAGGAGTTCGAGTTCCAGATGCTGTACGGAATCCGCGATCCCGAACAGCGTCGACTCGTGGACGCGGGACGCAACGTACGCGTGTACGTCCCGTACGGATCGCAGTGGTACGGCTACTTCATGCGCCGGCTTGCCGAACGCCCCGCGAACCTGATGTTCTTCGCGCGATCGGTGCTCTCGCGCACCTGA
- a CDS encoding STAS domain-containing protein — translation MSVAATGAIFTAHDGPDGSLVVAVHGDIDMRSAPMFSDFVCSRMSSKRHVTLDLSDVEFFGIAGLTVFDAVREYTVGIGASWSIVAGRSVSRLIQVADLESTIPTARPSNDR, via the coding sequence GTGTCCGTCGCAGCGACCGGAGCAATCTTCACCGCGCACGACGGCCCCGACGGTTCACTCGTCGTCGCCGTCCACGGCGACATCGACATGCGCAGCGCGCCGATGTTCTCCGATTTCGTCTGCAGCCGCATGTCCAGCAAAAGGCATGTCACTCTCGATCTGTCCGATGTCGAATTCTTCGGCATCGCAGGTCTCACAGTCTTCGATGCAGTCCGTGAGTACACGGTAGGCATCGGCGCATCATGGTCGATCGTCGCAGGACGCTCGGTCTCACGTCTGATCCAGGTCGCCGACCTCGAGTCCACGATTCCGACGGCTCGTCCCTCGAACGACCGGTAG
- a CDS encoding winged helix-turn-helix transcriptional regulator produces the protein MSEATESLEASVFARDCASRQTLQNATSRWGVLALAALTEGDYRFNALRRRVDGVSERMLSQTLQTLERDGLVIRTVQGTIPPKVEYSLTPLGREVGTRLSDLIELIEGNMPTVLESRAEHDTR, from the coding sequence ATGTCCGAGGCCACCGAATCACTCGAAGCGTCCGTCTTCGCGCGGGACTGTGCGTCGAGGCAGACGTTGCAGAACGCCACCAGCAGGTGGGGCGTGCTCGCGCTCGCGGCGCTCACCGAGGGTGATTACCGGTTCAATGCGTTGCGCCGACGCGTCGACGGCGTCAGCGAACGCATGCTCTCGCAAACTCTGCAAACCCTGGAACGGGATGGCCTCGTGATTCGCACCGTGCAGGGGACCATTCCGCCCAAGGTGGAGTACAGCCTCACCCCGCTGGGACGCGAAGTCGGTACCCGATTGAGCGATCTCATCGAACTCATCGAGGGCAACATGCCCACCGTCCTCGAATCACGCGCCGAACACGACACTCGCTGA
- a CDS encoding FKBP-type peptidyl-prolyl cis-trans isomerase, whose translation MFLAASVSLVLLTGACSSDSDASSSATSSASSAAGAPAASSTCPTAAPDAAATPDWTLDGDSGSIAVVGSTDTAAPAVTVDTPFSVAETQVETLTAGDGPVIASDAEVSVCYVGVNGRTGETFDSSFERGAPIEFPLDGVVAGFQKAIAGQTVGSTVAVAVTSADGYATGNPAAGIEPGDSLIFAISILSAS comes from the coding sequence ATGTTCCTGGCCGCCTCCGTCTCGCTCGTCCTGCTGACGGGTGCGTGCAGCTCGGACTCCGACGCCTCGTCCTCGGCCACGTCCTCGGCTTCGTCCGCCGCCGGTGCCCCGGCCGCCTCTAGCACCTGTCCCACAGCGGCACCCGACGCCGCGGCCACCCCCGACTGGACCCTCGACGGGGACTCGGGCAGCATCGCCGTCGTCGGATCCACCGACACCGCCGCGCCCGCGGTCACCGTCGACACCCCGTTCAGCGTCGCCGAGACCCAGGTCGAAACGTTGACAGCGGGGGACGGGCCGGTCATTGCGTCCGACGCCGAGGTCTCGGTCTGCTACGTGGGCGTCAACGGACGTACCGGAGAGACGTTCGACAGCAGCTTCGAGCGGGGTGCACCGATCGAATTTCCACTGGACGGAGTCGTCGCCGGCTTCCAGAAGGCCATCGCCGGACAGACCGTCGGCTCGACCGTCGCCGTGGCGGTCACCTCGGCCGATGGATACGCGACCGGCAATCCGGCAGCCGGAATCGAGCCGGGCGACAGCTTGATCTTCGCGATCTCGATCCTGTCCGCGAGCTGA
- a CDS encoding DUF6764 family protein gives MFHTKRIVGGAAAFGFACAFAALVPGTASAAPVACTTAPGGADIAAILGGSQCDSSADVASAAAGLGLEGWGSAEAMNNAAALALGLNGGTAVSNGSFGGAPAAIAFGPGAVAQNTAAGLGLSIAVAAPGSTVTLTPTGAVCDGAGIAGSFTTLQGCIG, from the coding sequence ATGTTCCACACCAAGAGGATTGTCGGCGGAGCCGCAGCATTCGGATTCGCCTGCGCGTTCGCGGCACTGGTACCCGGCACCGCATCAGCAGCGCCGGTCGCATGCACCACCGCACCGGGAGGGGCGGATATCGCTGCGATCCTCGGAGGATCGCAGTGCGACAGCTCCGCAGACGTCGCGAGTGCAGCGGCCGGCCTCGGCCTCGAGGGGTGGGGTTCGGCCGAGGCAATGAACAACGCCGCAGCCCTTGCACTCGGACTGAACGGTGGAACCGCAGTCAGCAACGGCAGTTTCGGTGGTGCGCCTGCAGCGATCGCATTCGGCCCCGGTGCCGTGGCACAGAACACGGCAGCCGGCCTCGGGCTCTCCATCGCGGTGGCAGCACCGGGATCCACCGTCACCCTCACCCCGACCGGCGCGGTGTGCGACGGTGCCGGAATCGCGGGCAGCTTCACCACCCTGCAGGGCTGCATCGGCTGA